TTGGAATCATGATAAGCGGTCGCGGCAGCAACATGGTCGCCCTCATCGAGGCCTGCCGCGACGGGAGGCTGGACGCCGAAGCGGCTCTGGTCCTCTCCGACACTCCCGACGCCGCCGGGCTCGCCAAGGCCCGCGCCCTGGGGGTGACCGCCCGGGCCCTGGTTCCGGAGAAGTACCGGACCAAGCTGGACGGCGACGACGCCCGGGCCTACGCCCTGGCCTTCCGCGAAGCCGGGGTGGACCTCGTCTGCCTGGCCGGATTCATGCGGGTGGTGAAGGCGCCGCTATTGGAGGCCTTCCCGGGCCGCATCCTCAACATCCACCCCAGCCTCCTGCCCAGCTTCCCCGGCCTGGAGGTCCAGCGCCAGGCCCTGGAGTACGGGGTGAAGTTCTCCGGCTGCACGGTGCACTTCGTGGACGAGAGCCTGGACGGCGGGGCGATTGTTGCCCAGCGCGTGGTGCCGATCCTGGACAATGATACGCCGGAAACGCTGGCGGAGCGCATCCTCTCCGAGGAGCACCAGCTTTACCCCGAGGCCGCGGGGATAGTGCTTTCGGGGAAATACCGCGTTGATGGGCGGCGGGTGATTCGCACATAGCCCAGAGCCGGGGTGAGGGCTGGGTTCGGGGCGTAAAAGCGGCGGGGATTGAAATCC
The sequence above is drawn from the bacterium genome and encodes:
- the purN gene encoding phosphoribosylglycinamide formyltransferase encodes the protein MSRKRIGIMISGRGSNMVALIEACRDGRLDAEAALVLSDTPDAAGLAKARALGVTARALVPEKYRTKLDGDDARAYALAFREAGVDLVCLAGFMRVVKAPLLEAFPGRILNIHPSLLPSFPGLEVQRQALEYGVKFSGCTVHFVDESLDGGAIVAQRVVPILDNDTPETLAERILSEEHQLYPEAAGIVLSGKYRVDGRRVIRT